TGATGACTTAACAAGAATTATTGCCGAGGAAAAAGGATTAACGATTGATGAAAAAGGATTTGAAGCTGAAATGAAGAAACAAAAGCTTCGTTCAAAAGCGGATTCTGCTCAGAAAGTTTATGACTGGGTAACATTGGAAGAAAAACCTGAAACATTTGTTGGATACGACCAGATTGAATCTGAAACCTATATTACAAGATACAGAAAGGTAGAAAATAAAGACGGAGAATTTTATCAGGTGGTATTAAGCAGCTCTCCTTTCTACCCTGAAGGTGGTGGACAGGTTGGAGACAAAGGTGTTCTTGAGAATGCCACTGAAAGCTTCGAAGTACTGGAGACTAAAAAAGAAAATGGATTAATCATTTCTTTGATTAACGGTCTTCCGAAAGATGCAGGAGCTCTTTTCTATGCTAAAGTAAATGCAACAGACAGAAAGAACTCTCAGGGTAACCACTCTGTAACTCACCTTTTGCATGAGGCATTAAGAGATGTTTTAGGAACTCACGTGGAGCAAAAAGGTTCTTACGTAGGTCCTGATTATCTGCGTTTCGACTTCTCTCACTTTAATAAAATGACTGAAGAAGAAATCGCCTTAATTGAAGAAAAAGTAAACCACAAAATCAAAGAAAGTATTGCATTACAGGAATTCAGAAGTATTCCAATTAAAGAAGCTTTAGAGAAAGGAGCAATGGCTTTATTTGGTGAAAAATATGGAGATAATGTTAGAATGATCCAATTCGGAAGTTCTAAGGAACTTTGCGGAGGGACTCACGTAAAAAATACCAGTGAAATCGGTCACTTCAAAATTACTTCTGAAGGTTCTGCAGCAGCGGGAATCAGAAGAATTGAAGCTATTTCAGGAGACAAATCAGAAGAATACTTCAAGGGTCTTGAAAAACAGATTATTGAACTTTCTCAATTGCTGAAGTCTAAAGATGTTGTAAGATCTATCGAAAAATTAATCGAGGAAAATGCATCATTAAAATCTGAAGTTGACGCTCTTAAAAAAGAAAAGGCAAAAGGAGAAATCGGTGATTGGAAAAATGCTTATGAGCAGAAAGGTAACAAACAGTTATTAGTAAAAAAGACTTCTTTAGATGCTGGATCTGTTAAAGATATTGTATTCCAATTGAAGAAAGAGATTCCAACTTCAGTAACGATCATTCTTTCTGATGCGGATGGCAAACCAATGATTACCGTAGGAGTTTCTGATGATCTGGCAGCAGATTATCAGGCAGGAGCTATTGTGAAAGATCTTGCTAAAGAAATCCAAGGTGGTGGTGGTGGAAATCCTGGTTTTGCTACGGCAGGTGGTAAAAACCTTGATGGATTGGAAAACGCTTATCAGAAAGCTTTGAATATTTAATTAATTCTTACCCTTTGCGGTTTTAAGGATTTCATTATCCTAATTTAATATAAACAATAATCCCTTTCAAAAATTGAAAGGGATTATTTGTATTTGCTAAATTTAGTTTACCTGTAAGTCATCATACAAATTATCAACTACTTTTTCTAGAATTTCTCCCGTTTCATTAAAGCTGGTATTGGTCAATATGGATATTCCTATATTTTGTTTAGGATAAATCACAAACCAATTCTGCATTCCGTATATGCCTCCATGATGTCTATAGATTAATTTATTCCCATTTTCTATGATGTACCAATGATAACCCTCCCAAAAATCAGAACCTTCTTTATATAATTTTTTATGAGATTCATTGACAATAAGATTGGATTGGTCAAGTTGTAATTTCATATATTTCACTAAATCCGGAGCCGTAGAGTGCAATCCTGAAATTCCACCCCATAAAGTTCTTTTGAAGTTAGGCATTAATTCGTTTTTATCGTTATAGCCTTTTACCAATCTTGTCTTATCATTTTCATTGAGTGTAAACTTGGTTTGGTTCATTTTATTGGGTTTCAAAACAAATTCAGTGACCAATTCCTCAAAAGGTTTTTGATACACTTTTTCAAGTATATACGCTGTCACCTCAGGAGCTGTGTTTGAATAATAATATACTTCTCCAGGTTTCGTTTCAATTTTGATAAGCTTTAATCCTTCAAAAAAGGCCTCTTTATTTTCGCTTTTTATTGGAAAATTAGGAAATCCACTTGTATGCGTGATAAGATGCTTAATTCTTATAGGTTCCCCTTTGAATTCTAAATTGGGATAAGGTTCGTTAAGATAGATTCTAATATCATCATCCATATTTATTTTTTTATCAAGCACAGCTTTAGCGGCTATATAACCTGTAAAGGTTTTAGTTACAGAAGCTAACTCATAAAGTGTAGAATCGTCGGGTTTATTTCCTTTTCCAATCGTTAATTCTCCAAAATGCTTTATGGTGGATTCGCCATTTTTAAGCACTGCAACGGAAACAGAATGAAATCTTTTGTCCTCTAATAGCTGAAGAGCATTTTTTGTTATTGCATTTTCAACATTCTGTTTACTGACTTGCTGGACACTTTTACACCCGACTAGGGATAAAAATAAAATAGGGATAAAATATTTCATGGTTAGAATTTAGTTTTCTGATTAAGCGGTTAAAGAGTACATAATATTTGATTTTCGGCAATGCGTTAATCCAAATTATAAATTTGTTAAAAATAAATAATTATCCATTAAGAAAGTAATTTTATTCACTTAGGGTAAAGGGCCTTGCAAAAAAGGTGATAGTGGAAATCCTGATTTTGCTACAACAGGCAGTAAATTATTTATAACCGTTCTAATTATTGAACTTCGCTTAACAAATCCTGACCTAATCTTAAACTATTTGTTTTCTCGCCGTAAAGTCTAATTAACACTAGGTCTTTAGTTTTGTCATAATCGAAATTCAAAAAAAGTAATTATGAAAATTAACAAAACTATTGGAGCTTTGTTCTTTGCCGCTCTTATTTTCCAGAGCTGCAGTGAAGACAATAACGGAAGTGACAATAATTCTTCTGCTAACGACAAAATCAAGATTGAAAACTTCTCTAAAGAGTCCGCTTTTGTGTATGGGATGACTGGTTTTGAGAACTTAAATATTACCACGCTTATTTCCAGTTCTGATGTTCTTCCAGGTTCTCCTGATTTCGTTTTTGGAGGACAGCCGGACGGAATGGGAATTATGAAAGATCCTAAATCCGACGGTTATCTGATGATTACCAACCACGAGATCAAACAATCTGTATCAAGAGTATATCTGGATAAAACGTTCAGACCTGTAAAAGGAGAATATATTTTAAATGGGACCGGAGGAATGACAAGATTATGCTCTGCTACCTTGGCAACTCCTGAAATTCATGGCTTCAGTGCATTTCTTACTGCCGGAGAATCTGGTGAAGAAAGTATGGTCCATGCGCTGGATCCATTAGCACCAGCCTCCCAAGCATCGGATAAAACCAGAGTAAAACCTGCTTTAGGAAAAGCTTCTATGGAAAATGCAGTTCCTCTTCCTAAAGATGTTTCTAATGGAAAATCTTATATCTTAATTGGGGAAGATCAGTCTTATTCTTCTTCTCACCAGTCTGCAGGACAGCTTATCATGTATGTAGCAGACACTCAGGGAGACCTGAACAATGGTAAATTATATGCGCTGAAGAGAACAAATAACAACTATACTGAAACGGATATGACGAAAGGAAGCTCTTACGATGTAGAGTTTGTTGAGATTCCTAACGCCAAAAACCTTACCGGAGCTCAAATCAATCAGAAAAACATTG
This Chryseobacterium sp. G0162 DNA region includes the following protein-coding sequences:
- the alaS gene encoding alanine--tRNA ligase; translated protein: MTSQEIRQKFLDYFKSKEHLIVPSAPIVLKDDPTLMFSNSGMTQFKDFFLGYKTPTAPRIADTQKCLRVSGKHNDLDDVGRDTYHHTMFEMLGNWSFGDYFKKEAIAFAWELLTEVYGIPKENLYVTIFEGDASENLNRDQDAYDFWKSHIAEDRIINGNKKDNFWEMGASGPCGPCSEIHIDLRTPEEKAKVSGLELVNNDHPQVVEVWNLVFMEFNRKADGSLEKLPAQHVDTGMGFERLCMALQGKSSNYDTDVFTPLIAKVEELSGKKYTGILEDEKDIAIRVVVDHIRAVSFAIADGQLPSNGGAGYVIRRILRRGISYSYRFLDMKEPFLYKLVAVLQEQMGAFFPELEKQGTLVTEVIKSEEDSFLKTIENGLIRVDKLIQQTIADHLKVLPSEEVFELYDTYGFPDDLTRIIAEEKGLTIDEKGFEAEMKKQKLRSKADSAQKVYDWVTLEEKPETFVGYDQIESETYITRYRKVENKDGEFYQVVLSSSPFYPEGGGQVGDKGVLENATESFEVLETKKENGLIISLINGLPKDAGALFYAKVNATDRKNSQGNHSVTHLLHEALRDVLGTHVEQKGSYVGPDYLRFDFSHFNKMTEEEIALIEEKVNHKIKESIALQEFRSIPIKEALEKGAMALFGEKYGDNVRMIQFGSSKELCGGTHVKNTSEIGHFKITSEGSAAAGIRRIEAISGDKSEEYFKGLEKQIIELSQLLKSKDVVRSIEKLIEENASLKSEVDALKKEKAKGEIGDWKNAYEQKGNKQLLVKKTSLDAGSVKDIVFQLKKEIPTSVTIILSDADGKPMITVGVSDDLAADYQAGAIVKDLAKEIQGGGGGNPGFATAGGKNLDGLENAYQKALNI
- a CDS encoding serine hydrolase domain-containing protein, with the translated sequence MKYFIPILFLSLVGCKSVQQVSKQNVENAITKNALQLLEDKRFHSVSVAVLKNGESTIKHFGELTIGKGNKPDDSTLYELASVTKTFTGYIAAKAVLDKKINMDDDIRIYLNEPYPNLEFKGEPIRIKHLITHTSGFPNFPIKSENKEAFFEGLKLIKIETKPGEVYYYSNTAPEVTAYILEKVYQKPFEELVTEFVLKPNKMNQTKFTLNENDKTRLVKGYNDKNELMPNFKRTLWGGISGLHSTAPDLVKYMKLQLDQSNLIVNESHKKLYKEGSDFWEGYHWYIIENGNKLIYRHHGGIYGMQNWFVIYPKQNIGISILTNTSFNETGEILEKVVDNLYDDLQVN
- a CDS encoding alkaline phosphatase PhoX; the encoded protein is MKINKTIGALFFAALIFQSCSEDNNGSDNNSSANDKIKIENFSKESAFVYGMTGFENLNITTLISSSDVLPGSPDFVFGGQPDGMGIMKDPKSDGYLMITNHEIKQSVSRVYLDKTFRPVKGEYILNGTGGMTRLCSATLATPEIHGFSAFLTAGESGEESMVHALDPLAPASQASDKTRVKPALGKASMENAVPLPKDVSNGKSYILIGEDQSYSSSHQSAGQLIMYVADTQGDLNNGKLYALKRTNNNYTETDMTKGSSYDVEFVEIPNAKNLTGAQINQKNIDNNAIRFSRVEDVDYRKGAGKGREIYFTATGESSDGVNPKPGLTMWGRVYKLVLNSGNMLTGKLEVVAEGDSNPGNNLINPDNLCVTENYVYIQEDGDSYYKAANHDSYIWQLNIATKQYKPWLNMKHNRGNSAWNTAYNQSGDLQKFGSWEYGAMVDISDIIGVPNTFAVNIHSHTWQLDKFKNPDGSGVNTNKEGGQIVIIRNVEK